ATAGGTCATGTTTCGCTCACCGGGACCACCGGGATCACCCGATCGATGCCGGCCAGCGAGATCGTGCGCGCCACCGGCCCCACTGCGCCGGTCAGCGTGGTCTCACCGCCCCGGACAGACACCGTCCGATGCAGCCGAACGAAAGCCCCGAGGACGCTGGAATCGATGAACGTCGCTGCTGAGAGGTCGACGGTGACGTCCGCGGGATCCGCGTCGGCCAGCGTGGCGAACACCTGCTCCCACTCCGCGCTGCGTGTGAGATCGACCTCACCCACCAACACCACGCGGTACCCGGACCAGGACGGCTCGCACCTGACCTGTCCGGCGTTGTCCCAACCGGTGGATTCGTCCGCGGTTATCGAGAACCGCTGGGTCACCCCGTGACCTCGGCCGCCGATTGACCGCCCACCGCAGCGGACGCGTCCTCGACCGACCGATACACCGGCAGCGCACGGGAGAGATTGGTGATCGTCAGCAGCCGGACCAGCGCGGGACGCGCACCGACCAGCGCCACCGCTCCGTCGTTGTCACGGAGGCGGCGATGCACCTCCATCAACACGCCGAGGCCGGTGGAGTCCAGGAACGGAACCCCGGAGACGTCCAGCACCAGGTGCCGATGGCCTTCGTCGACCAGACCGAGCAATTCGTCCCGCAACTGCGGCGTGGTGGCCATGTCCACCTCACCGCCGATGACGCAACGTACGACCCCGTCGACGTGCTCCACACTCACCTGCAACGACACGCGAACCTCCGCGGAGAGGACTACCGTCCGGTTCCCTCTATCCAGTTTCCCTCCGCGACAAACATCTGGCGCGAACAGTTACGTTTTCGCGGTCGCGGACGCTTTTCGATATGGGACCGATCGCACTGCCGCGGTGAGCAAAGCGCCCACCCGACCCGGTGAGCCGGGCGTCCACCTATCCTCGGTGACGCCGAAAGAAGGAGTTGTCGGTGAGCGCAGCCACCTACCCGCCCACGCACGGGCTGAGCGGGCGCCCGGTCGACCCGGCGGATGCCGGACCGGTCCGGGTCATCCTCGTCGAGGACGACCACGGTGACGCGTTCCTGGTGGAGGAGCTACTCGCCGGTGCGCGAGTGGCCTTCGAGCTGACCTGGGTGCAGAACCTCGCCGACGCCACGGCGGCCCTCGACCCCGGCGTCCGCTGCGTGCTGCTGGACCTGGCACTTCCGGACGCCACCGGAATGGAAGGGCTCACCCGGATTCTGGAGCTCGCGCCGCAGGCCGCCGTGATCGTTCTCACCGGCCTCGCCGACGAGCACCGTGGGGTCGAGGCAGTGGCGATCGGAGCCGAGGACTACCTGGTCAAAGGCCAGGTAGACGGTGAGCTCCTGGCTCGGGCGATCCGGTTCGCGATCGAACGGAAGCGCGCCGACTCGGCTGCTCTGCGGCTCCGCGAAGCCGAACTGCTCGCCAGCGAGAACGCGCGCATGGAGCGGGCGCTGCTGCCGACGCCCCTGCTCGACGACGACAAGGTGCACTTCGCCCACGCCTACCGGCCAGGTCGCCGGATGGCGCTGCTCGGCGGCGACTTCTTCGACGTGATCGAGCGCGACGGCACCGTGTTCGCGTTGATCGGCGACGTCAGCGGCCACGGACCGGACGAGGCGGCGCTCGGCGTCTGCCTGCGCATCGCGTGGCGGACGCTGGTGCTCTCCGGCGTTCCGGCGGCCGGGATGCTGCCGGTGCTCGACACGCTGGTCGTGCGCGAGCGGCACAGCCCGTTCGCGTTCGCCACCGTCTGCATGGTCGTGATCGCGCCCGATCGCCGCAGGGCAGACATGTACCTGGCCGGCCACCCGTCCCCCATCCTGATCACCGAGGCCGGCGACCACGCCGTCGACCAACTGCCGATGGGGCCGCGAGGCCCGGCGCTCGGCTTCCTCCCCGAGGGCCGCTGGCCCGCCGTGCCGCTGGAGCTGCCG
Above is a genomic segment from Cryptosporangium minutisporangium containing:
- a CDS encoding STAS domain-containing protein; this encodes MTQRFSITADESTGWDNAGQVRCEPSWSGYRVVLVGEVDLTRSAEWEQVFATLADADPADVTVDLSAATFIDSSVLGAFVRLHRTVSVRGGETTLTGAVGPVARTISLAGIDRVIPVVPVSET
- a CDS encoding STAS domain-containing protein, which codes for MSLQVSVEHVDGVVRCVIGGEVDMATTPQLRDELLGLVDEGHRHLVLDVSGVPFLDSTGLGVLMEVHRRLRDNDGAVALVGARPALVRLLTITNLSRALPVYRSVEDASAAVGGQSAAEVTG
- a CDS encoding PP2C family protein-serine/threonine phosphatase, which codes for MSAATYPPTHGLSGRPVDPADAGPVRVILVEDDHGDAFLVEELLAGARVAFELTWVQNLADATAALDPGVRCVLLDLALPDATGMEGLTRILELAPQAAVIVLTGLADEHRGVEAVAIGAEDYLVKGQVDGELLARAIRFAIERKRADSAALRLREAELLASENARMERALLPTPLLDDDKVHFAHAYRPGRRMALLGGDFFDVIERDGTVFALIGDVSGHGPDEAALGVCLRIAWRTLVLSGVPAAGMLPVLDTLVVRERHSPFAFATVCMVVIAPDRRRADMYLAGHPSPILITEAGDHAVDQLPMGPRGPALGFLPEGRWPAVPLELPPSWALLLFTDGLFEARTGNGPDRLGEEGLVELIGHRRPELPVVDGWPETLLDAVEERNGGALADDAALVVLSHQADEGPVSLEGGVGE